The candidate division WOR-3 bacterium genome has a window encoding:
- the cas4 gene encoding CRISPR-associated protein Cas4 — MTEDLEQDAVNFDTEQTPMITTSDVLEYLFCPRFTYYMNCLKIPQNEQLRYLVLKGREIHQNRAKENRDYLRKKIACIKKEINIYLASPRIRVRGVVDEVLTLADGTMAPLDYKYTKYREYLFRTHKYQSVIYAMLIQETYQKPVVRGYICYLRDGALLKEIVYKPQDFAYISEVIDEIFRIIQKGCYPAKTKFPNRCIDCCYKNICV; from the coding sequence ATGACCGAAGACCTTGAGCAGGATGCGGTAAACTTTGATACCGAACAGACGCCGATGATAACAACCTCGGATGTACTTGAATATCTATTTTGTCCCCGTTTTACCTATTATATGAACTGTTTGAAGATTCCCCAGAACGAACAGTTGCGTTACCTGGTGCTGAAGGGCAGAGAGATTCATCAAAATCGGGCAAAGGAGAATCGGGACTATTTACGCAAAAAGATAGCCTGTATCAAGAAGGAAATCAATATCTATCTTGCTTCCCCGCGCATTCGGGTCCGGGGCGTAGTTGATGAGGTTTTGACCCTTGCCGATGGCACAATGGCGCCCCTTGACTACAAATACACCAAATACCGAGAATATCTGTTTCGAACGCATAAATATCAGTCGGTAATCTATGCGATGCTTATACAAGAGACCTATCAGAAACCGGTTGTTAGAGGCTACATCTGCTATCTGCGCGATGGTGCTTTGCTTAAAGAGATTGTTTACAAACCGCAGGATTTTGCGTATATTTCAGAAGTGATTGATGAAATATTTCGGATAATTCAGAAAGGGTGCTATCCGGCTAAGACAAAATTCCCGAACAGATGCATAGACTGCTGTTATAAAAATATTTGCGTTTAA
- the cas1 gene encoding CRISPR-associated endonuclease Cas1 yields the protein MNLVINTYGAYLQRQGDCFRVRVDDKVYDVACAKVSSILISTAAYLTTDAIKLAIDHNIDIIFIDEMGEPYARIWHSRFGSTTEIRRRQLAIAETEEGFNLALSWVKRKFDNQIELLKKLRTTRTRKSAQITGYIEKLENCRKQLDTMIGTIDEKRNTIMGVEGSGGRIYFQALSFLMPEDHKFEGRSRNPAKDEFNALLNYAYGILYSRVERACVIAGLDPYVGILHTDNYNKKSLVFDIIENYRAWAEEVVINLFAARKVKKEHFDQLENGYTLNKEGKALLIETFLRFLDESVRYCGRNIKRADIIQFDCHKIANSLLSREDESG from the coding sequence ATGAACCTGGTCATCAACACCTACGGCGCCTATCTGCAGCGGCAGGGCGACTGCTTTCGGGTGCGGGTTGATGATAAGGTTTACGATGTCGCCTGCGCCAAGGTCTCTTCTATTTTAATTTCAACCGCCGCTTATCTGACGACCGATGCGATTAAACTGGCGATTGACCACAATATTGACATTATTTTTATTGATGAGATGGGCGAGCCTTACGCCCGCATCTGGCACAGTCGCTTTGGCAGCACCACCGAGATAAGAAGGCGGCAACTGGCAATCGCTGAGACCGAAGAAGGGTTTAACCTCGCCCTTTCCTGGGTCAAAAGGAAGTTTGACAATCAGATAGAACTTCTTAAAAAATTGCGCACGACCCGCACCCGTAAATCGGCGCAAATCACAGGCTACATTGAGAAACTGGAGAATTGCCGGAAGCAACTGGACACTATGATTGGAACAATTGATGAAAAGCGGAACACGATTATGGGCGTGGAAGGCAGTGGCGGCAGAATTTACTTTCAGGCGCTCAGTTTTCTTATGCCCGAGGATCATAAATTTGAAGGCAGGAGTCGCAATCCGGCAAAGGATGAGTTCAATGCGCTATTGAATTATGCCTATGGCATCCTTTACTCCCGGGTGGAAAGGGCTTGCGTCATTGCTGGCCTTGACCCTTATGTTGGCATTCTTCATACCGACAACTATAATAAGAAGTCGCTTGTTTTTGACATTATTGAAAACTACCGGGCATGGGCAGAGGAGGTTGTTATTAATCTGTTTGCTGCCCGCAAGGTCAAGAAGGAGCACTTTGACCAATTGGAGAACGGCTACACTTTAAATAAAGAGGGCAAGGCACTTCTAATTGAAACGTTCCTCCGCTTCCTTGATGAGTCAGTTCGTTACTGCGGCAGAAACATCAAGCGGGCAGATATCATTCAATTTGACTGCCATAAGATTGCCAATAGTCTTCTATCGCGTGAAGATGAATCAGGATAA
- the cas2 gene encoding CRISPR-associated endonuclease Cas2 gives MNQDNLVWVIYDITNNKTRGRIARACKNKGLYRVQKSAFLGKLNRTQIAELKALCGDIIDPAIDSVYIFPMCEEDFKKVQLLGQAFDRELVSDEVKALFL, from the coding sequence ATGAATCAGGATAATCTTGTCTGGGTAATTTACGACATTACTAACAATAAAACACGGGGCAGAATTGCCCGCGCCTGTAAAAACAAAGGGCTGTATCGGGTGCAGAAAAGCGCCTTTCTTGGCAAACTCAATCGCACCCAGATCGCCGAATTGAAGGCGCTGTGTGGTGATATCATCGACCCGGCAATAGATTCAGTTTACATCTTTCCGATGTGCGAAGAGGACTTCAAAAAGGTGCAACTGTTAGGTCAGGCATTTGACCGGGAACTGGTTTCAGATGAAGTAAAGGCACTCTTTCTATGA